The Desulfatirhabdium butyrativorans DSM 18734 genomic interval AGATAGGTCTGCAGATAGGAAGCGTACCATGCGTGGATATCGACCGCCGGATTTAAGGCAGGCTCGGGATAAGAACCGCTCAGGACCGCATGGATGAAGGCCGATAATGTATCCGGAAGAGCGAGTTCCCGCCTTTTCTCGTCCACACCAAAAGGAAGCAGCTCAAGCAGGGCGATTCTTCCGGCCAGTGTTTCCCCCAGATTTTTCATCATGGAAAACTGCTGTGAACCGGTGAATACGAATATTCCATGCTGATCCCGGTTCTTGTCCACCACCATTTTGACATACGAGAGCAAACCGGGCGCATGCTGAATTTCATCGATGATGGCCCGTTTACCAAGTGAATCCAGAAAGAACCGGGGATCGTTCAGGGCCTGCTCGCGAAGCAGGGGATCGTCCAGTGTCACATATCGATAATCCGGCAGCAGTTGGGTCAGAAGTGTGGACTTTCCTGTCTGACGCGGTCCTGTCAGTACCAGACAGGGAAATGTCTGTAGAAGGCCCAGTAATTTATTTTCGATATCACGATGGATGTAATTCATACATCGCATTCTAAATCAAAAAGCCCCATCGATCAATGCAAATTTAAAGTGACACATTCAATCTGCATATCATTTGAGCCTGCCTCTTTGTTGCTTCCTGCAGCTTTCCTGCGGCAAATCCCATGTTTCCTAACCCGGCATAGCCGGAACCAAAAAAATACTGGGAAATACGTAATAAATTGTTTATATCCACTGAAATGAACTTTTTCACCTGAACGCGGGTTGGAGTCAATCAGAGCAACATGCCCCAGGTCCAAGGCATACCGATGGATCGCTTCCGCATCGTAAGCCGCATCCATCAAGTCGTACAGATTGGTTACGCGGCTTGCCGTCATTTGCGCCAAAGGAATCGCTACTTGGGAATCATGCAGGGATGCCGATGTCAAGATGAGACTGACCGGAATTTCCCCATCAACGACATCCG includes:
- a CDS encoding transposase; the encoded protein is MNKIHRAMIVKNYGDKIAGHVSRDSTAIEAREKPAKKEPKAARPKGKRGRRKKGEQAPPVEPKRLELQPDRSLEANLADLPQACNVGTKKNSKGYKESWIGYKLHADVVDGEIPVSLILTSASLHDSQVAIPLAQMTASRVTNLYDLMDAAYDAEAIHRYALDLGHVALIDSNPRSGEKVHFSGYKQFITYFPVFFWFRLCRVRKHGICRRKAAGSNKEAGSNDMQIECVTLNLH